A region of Streptomyces sp. WMMC500 DNA encodes the following proteins:
- a CDS encoding ABC transporter ATP-binding protein, with protein MTEPRTPAPTPPPDLAELERAARAAPAADGREPLVDCDNLVRIFHTEGVEVQALQGLDLAVADGEMTALVGASGSGKSTLLGILAGLDVPTAGRARVAGYDLLAMGRRERLAYRRRTVGFVWQQTARNLLPYLTAQENVALPMAYARVPRRERPARAAGLLDALGVADCAHRRPAELSGGEQQRVAVAVAAANRPRVLLADEPTGELDTASGEQVFDALRRANEELATTVLVVTHDPLVSRQVRRTVQIRDGRTAAETLRDGELTAAEYAVLDRVGRLQLPRAYVERYGLRRRVRLTAEPDHVGVWRAGGGPDGPEGPDGHDEGEDA; from the coding sequence GTGACCGAACCCCGCACACCGGCCCCCACCCCGCCCCCGGACCTCGCCGAGCTGGAGCGCGCCGCCCGGGCCGCCCCCGCGGCGGACGGCCGCGAGCCCCTCGTCGACTGCGACAACCTGGTCCGCATCTTCCACACCGAAGGCGTCGAGGTGCAGGCCCTCCAGGGTCTCGACCTCGCCGTCGCCGACGGCGAGATGACCGCCCTCGTCGGCGCCTCCGGCTCCGGCAAGTCCACCCTCCTCGGGATACTCGCCGGCCTCGACGTGCCCACCGCGGGACGCGCCCGCGTCGCCGGGTACGACCTGCTCGCCATGGGCCGCCGCGAGCGGCTCGCGTACCGGCGCCGCACCGTCGGCTTCGTCTGGCAGCAGACCGCCCGCAACCTGCTGCCGTATTTGACCGCCCAGGAGAACGTCGCGCTGCCCATGGCGTACGCCCGCGTCCCCCGCCGTGAGCGCCCCGCCCGGGCCGCCGGTCTCCTCGACGCGCTCGGCGTGGCCGACTGCGCGCACCGCCGTCCCGCCGAACTGTCCGGCGGCGAGCAGCAGCGCGTCGCCGTGGCGGTCGCCGCCGCCAACCGGCCGCGCGTGCTGCTGGCCGACGAGCCGACTGGCGAGCTGGACACCGCGAGCGGCGAGCAGGTCTTCGACGCGCTGCGCCGCGCCAACGAGGAACTCGCCACCACCGTCCTCGTCGTCACCCACGACCCGCTGGTCTCCCGCCAGGTCCGCCGCACGGTGCAGATCCGCGACGGCCGCACCGCCGCCGAGACGCTGCGGGACGGGGAGCTGACGGCCGCGGAGTACGCCGTGCTCGACCGCGTCGGCAGGCTGCAGCTCCCGCGCGCGTACGTCGAGCGGTACGGTCTGCGACGACGGGTCCGGCTGACCGCGGAGCCGGACCACGTCGGGGTGTGGCGGGCCGGCGGGGGACCTGACGGACCCGAGGGGCCTGACGGGCACGACGAGGGGGAGGACGCGTGA
- a CDS encoding FtsX-like permease family protein, with amino-acid sequence MTATVARPGRRLPPLLRQSAHHGLVLAAAALALLLAVTVLAALVAVAEQAAETGARERLAADPDAAVRISGAYDPDGVARADSPVRGALARTYGEVAHRTTRLVRAPAAREQQLPVAASGVGGRGAVGLSLLWAQDADRQARLTEGEWPRAGDTAAGGPVEVALDEGYAARLGLTTGDGFALGGDEDAAAEGGGAADEAAAQPLAVRVSGLYVPRDPDAPLWQDLTGTFGTPDSVGLVARRTFAEQPALRRDATAGWLAVPDARRLRLGQVDPLRERAVALAAGDAERVVFGRAAARQGVLADVEADTDLPYALRQLDVPVAVARAGTYLPVALLASLALAALVLTARQLARHRAAEQALLGSRGAGPLRLVGGATAQWAAVALPAALAGPYLAGPLLRGLAAAGLLDGPVPRTAATGAGWTVAALALAVHAAAALTPVARAARDRRAVARLRRRVPRLAAYQRAGRDLALAGVAAVGWLQLVTYRTPVADSGTVDPVVVLAPVALTAATVLLALRLLPLAARAADRLGRRSAGLVLPLGGWHLGRRAAGHAGPALLVALALAIAALGATALAVLDRGDRDQAAFAVGADLGVEAGQEGAGFVPRAERHARYRELPGIAAATPVVDWDVTVGTSFAGMTALDSAEVLPTLRTGGTAGPVPAVRDGAGLPHDALAALGGTRPVPAHGLSLSGRPDALGMRVRLDADGPGTAEPFTLTATLEDADGLAHTVSGTLPPADGRAHRMSIPLGAYQHPLRLTGLQLRTDQEKRQRTYRLTIDDFAGVPNGHRAGWQDLIGGERPDRGLAGCPGRTPAPTRGMPPRRATGFVLCEARTTPGALFDGVLRGPDTSLPAELLSWQLQLGLTGQGKPRPVPVLATDALLAGGQAEVGESLRAGLPGGTELRARVVGSIDAVPGTDPGRGRLLVDTRVLAAYLVRAGLDPPVESHWWLAARGGDAGAARRAVERRPELGTARDVPGERAELAASPLREGTDGALRLCLVLAPAFAVVGFALHSVLAVRARAREFALLRALGVRARQLTALLWTEQLCLAAFAAAVGTATGVALAAAVVPAVTVTETGAAVHPELTVAVPWLRVAAVAAAVTALICLAVTATARALARMDLARVLRAGDE; translated from the coding sequence TTGACCGCGACCGTCGCGCGGCCGGGGCGCCGGCTTCCGCCGCTGCTGCGGCAGAGCGCGCACCACGGCCTCGTGCTGGCCGCCGCCGCGCTCGCCCTCTTGCTGGCCGTCACCGTCCTCGCCGCCCTCGTCGCCGTCGCCGAGCAGGCCGCGGAGACCGGGGCCCGGGAGCGGCTCGCGGCGGATCCGGACGCGGCGGTGCGGATCAGCGGGGCGTACGACCCGGACGGCGTGGCGCGCGCGGACAGCCCTGTGCGGGGCGCGCTGGCGCGTACGTACGGTGAGGTGGCGCACCGGACGACGCGGCTGGTGCGGGCGCCCGCGGCGCGGGAGCAGCAGTTGCCGGTGGCCGCGAGCGGCGTCGGCGGGCGGGGCGCGGTGGGTCTGTCACTGCTGTGGGCGCAGGACGCCGACCGGCAGGCGCGGCTGACGGAGGGGGAGTGGCCCCGGGCCGGGGACACCGCGGCCGGAGGGCCGGTGGAGGTCGCCCTCGACGAGGGGTACGCGGCGCGGCTGGGCCTGACGACGGGCGACGGCTTCGCCCTGGGCGGCGACGAGGACGCCGCCGCGGAGGGCGGCGGGGCCGCGGACGAGGCCGCCGCGCAGCCGCTCGCCGTGCGGGTCTCCGGGCTCTACGTCCCGCGCGACCCCGACGCACCCCTCTGGCAGGACCTCACCGGCACCTTCGGCACCCCCGACAGCGTCGGGCTCGTCGCCCGCCGCACGTTCGCCGAGCAGCCCGCACTCCGCCGCGACGCCACCGCCGGGTGGCTCGCCGTGCCCGACGCGCGGCGGCTGCGGCTCGGGCAGGTCGACCCGTTGCGCGAGCGCGCCGTCGCGCTGGCCGCCGGCGACGCCGAGCGGGTCGTCTTCGGCCGCGCCGCCGCCCGGCAAGGGGTGCTCGCCGACGTCGAGGCCGACACCGACCTGCCGTACGCGCTGCGCCAGTTGGACGTGCCCGTCGCCGTCGCGCGGGCCGGCACGTACCTGCCGGTGGCGCTGCTCGCCTCGCTCGCCCTGGCGGCACTCGTGCTGACCGCGCGGCAGCTCGCCCGGCACCGCGCCGCCGAGCAGGCGCTGCTGGGCAGCCGTGGCGCCGGGCCGCTGCGGCTCGTCGGCGGGGCGACGGCGCAGTGGGCGGCGGTGGCGCTGCCCGCGGCGCTGGCGGGGCCGTATCTGGCCGGCCCGCTGCTGCGCGGGCTGGCGGCGGCCGGGCTGCTCGACGGCCCGGTGCCGCGGACCGCCGCGACCGGCGCGGGGTGGACGGTCGCCGCGCTGGCGCTGGCCGTGCACGCCGCCGCGGCGCTGACGCCCGTCGCCCGCGCCGCCCGGGACCGGCGCGCGGTGGCCCGGCTGCGGCGGCGGGTGCCGCGGCTGGCGGCGTACCAGCGGGCGGGTAGGGACCTCGCGCTGGCCGGCGTCGCCGCGGTGGGCTGGCTGCAACTCGTCACGTACCGCACCCCGGTCGCCGACTCCGGCACCGTCGACCCCGTCGTCGTGCTCGCGCCCGTCGCCCTCACCGCCGCGACCGTGCTGCTCGCGCTCCGCCTGCTGCCGCTGGCCGCCCGCGCCGCCGACCGGCTCGGGCGCCGCTCCGCCGGCCTCGTCCTGCCGCTGGGCGGCTGGCACCTGGGCCGCCGGGCGGCCGGGCACGCCGGTCCCGCGCTGCTCGTCGCCCTCGCGCTGGCCATCGCCGCGCTCGGCGCCACCGCCCTGGCGGTGCTCGACCGCGGCGACCGCGACCAGGCGGCGTTCGCGGTCGGCGCCGACCTCGGCGTCGAGGCCGGGCAGGAGGGCGCGGGGTTCGTGCCGCGCGCGGAGCGGCACGCGCGCTACCGCGAGCTGCCCGGCATCGCCGCGGCCACGCCGGTGGTCGACTGGGACGTCACCGTCGGCACCTCGTTCGCGGGGATGACGGCGCTGGACTCCGCCGAGGTGCTGCCCACGCTCCGTACGGGCGGCACCGCGGGCCCCGTGCCCGCCGTACGGGACGGGGCCGGCCTGCCCCACGACGCGCTCGCCGCGCTCGGCGGCACCCGCCCGGTGCCGGCCCACGGGCTGTCGCTGTCCGGCCGCCCCGACGCCCTCGGCATGCGCGTACGGCTCGACGCGGACGGCCCCGGCACCGCGGAGCCGTTCACGCTCACCGCCACCCTGGAGGACGCCGACGGCCTCGCGCACACCGTCTCCGGCACGCTGCCGCCCGCCGACGGCCGGGCGCACCGCATGAGCATCCCGCTCGGCGCGTACCAGCACCCGCTGCGGCTCACCGGACTCCAGTTGCGTACGGATCAGGAGAAGCGGCAGCGCACGTACCGGCTGACGATCGACGACTTCGCGGGCGTGCCGAACGGGCACCGCGCCGGCTGGCAGGACCTCATCGGCGGCGAACGGCCCGACCGCGGTCTCGCCGGCTGCCCCGGCCGCACGCCGGCGCCGACGCGCGGCATGCCCCCGCGCCGGGCCACCGGGTTCGTCCTCTGCGAGGCGCGCACCACTCCCGGCGCGCTCTTCGACGGCGTGCTGCGCGGCCCGGACACCTCGCTGCCCGCCGAGTTGCTGAGCTGGCAGCTCCAGCTCGGCCTCACCGGGCAGGGTAAGCCGCGGCCCGTGCCCGTGCTCGCCACCGACGCGCTGCTCGCCGGGGGCCAGGCGGAGGTGGGCGAGTCCCTGCGGGCCGGGCTGCCCGGCGGCACGGAGCTGCGCGCGCGGGTCGTCGGGAGCATCGACGCGGTCCCCGGCACCGACCCGGGGCGGGGGCGGCTGCTGGTGGACACCCGGGTGCTGGCGGCGTATCTCGTACGGGCCGGGCTCGACCCGCCGGTGGAGTCGCACTGGTGGCTGGCCGCCCGCGGCGGCGACGCCGGCGCGGCGCGCAGGGCCGTCGAGCGGCGGCCGGAGCTGGGCACGGCACGCGACGTGCCCGGGGAGCGGGCGGAGCTGGCGGCGTCGCCGCTGCGCGAGGGCACGGACGGGGCGCTGCGGCTGTGCCTGGTGCTGGCGCCGGCGTTCGCCGTCGTCGGCTTCGCGCTGCACAGCGTGCTGGCGGTACGGGCGCGCGCGCGGGAGTTCGCGCTGCTGCGGGCGCTGGGCGTACGGGCACGGCAGTTGACGGCGCTGCTGTGGACGGAGCAGCTCTGCCTCGCGGCGTTCGCGGCGGCGGTGGGCACGGCGACGGGGGTGGCGCTCGCGGCGGCGGTGGTGCCGGCGGTGACGGTCACCGAGACCGGCGCGGCGGTGCACCCGGAGCTGACGGTGGCGGTGCCGTGGCTGCGGGTGGCGGCGGTGGCCGCGGCGGTGACGGCGCTGATCTGCCTGGCGGTCACGGCGACGGCGCGGGCGCTGGCGCGCATGGACCTGGCGCGGGTGCTGAGGGCGGGGGACGAGTGA
- a CDS encoding IclR family transcriptional regulator translates to MEDESAPGAGEQEASGRGLVKSAERTVRIMGTLAESSRGLTLAELQELTGYPRSSLYALLRTLTALKWIETTDGEQAYGIGPRALLAGTAYLDRDPALPFATQQIERLRDDTGYTAHYARLDPPNVIYLATREATDSKRLTSRVGRQLPAYATALGKALLAERTPAEVDQILPEERLTSLTENTVGSRSALHGELQESQARGWALEREQNTPGLCCVAVPVTYRIPATDAISCSVPVDHATDGELGRIAEAIRRHADELAQTLRRKGIR, encoded by the coding sequence GTGGAAGATGAATCCGCCCCGGGGGCGGGCGAGCAGGAGGCGTCCGGCCGCGGACTGGTCAAGTCGGCCGAGCGGACGGTGCGGATCATGGGGACGCTCGCGGAGTCCTCCCGCGGGCTCACCCTGGCGGAGCTGCAGGAGCTCACCGGCTATCCGCGCTCCAGCCTCTACGCCCTCCTGCGCACGCTGACGGCGCTGAAGTGGATCGAGACCACGGACGGCGAACAGGCCTACGGCATCGGGCCGCGTGCGCTGCTCGCCGGCACGGCTTATCTGGACCGTGATCCCGCCCTGCCGTTCGCGACCCAGCAGATCGAGCGCCTGCGCGACGACACCGGCTACACCGCGCACTACGCCCGCCTCGACCCGCCGAACGTCATCTACCTGGCCACCCGCGAGGCCACCGACTCCAAGCGGCTGACCTCCCGCGTCGGCCGGCAGCTACCCGCGTACGCGACCGCGCTGGGCAAGGCGCTGCTGGCCGAGCGGACCCCGGCGGAGGTCGACCAGATCCTCCCGGAGGAGAGGCTCACGTCCCTGACGGAGAACACCGTGGGCAGCCGCTCCGCGCTGCACGGGGAGCTGCAGGAGAGCCAGGCGCGCGGCTGGGCGCTGGAACGTGAGCAGAACACGCCGGGGTTGTGCTGCGTCGCGGTCCCGGTGACCTACCGCATCCCGGCCACGGACGCCATCAGTTGCTCGGTGCCGGTGGACCACGCCACCGACGGTGAACTCGGCCGGATCGCCGAGGCGATCCGGCGCCACGCGGACGAGCTGGCGCAGACCCTGCGCCGCAAGGGCATCCGGTAA